A section of the Felis catus isolate Fca126 chromosome B2, F.catus_Fca126_mat1.0, whole genome shotgun sequence genome encodes:
- the LOC123385412 gene encoding LOW QUALITY PROTEIN: uncharacterized protein LOC123385412 (The sequence of the model RefSeq protein was modified relative to this genomic sequence to represent the inferred CDS: deleted 2 bases in 1 codon; substituted 3 bases at 3 genomic stop codons), whose translation STPAPPDLTPQTPPQTPRLRLRRSDDPNGPPTWQSSLFPLRTVNRTVQYWPFSASDLYNWKTHNPSFSQEPQALTSLIESILLTHQPTWDDCQQLLQVLLTTEERQRVLLEARKNVPGPGGLPTQLPNEIDEGFPLTRPDWDYETAPGRESLRIYRQALLAGLKGAGKRPTNLAKVRTIIQGKEESPAAFMERLLEGFRMYTPFNPEAPEHKATVAMSFIDQAASDIKGKLQRLDGIQTYGLQELVREAEKVYNKRETPEEKEARLAKEQEAQEERRDRKRDKHLTKILAAVVTENRTGKSGETKRRPKIEKDQCAYCKERGHXIKDCPKRLRDSKKSTPILTLGEEREXGRQGSGAPPEPRLTLSVGGHPTTFLVDTGAQHSVLTKANGPLSSRTSWVQGATGRKIHKWTNYRTVDLGQGTVTHSFLVVPECPYPLLGRDLLTKLGVQIHFSKAGAQVLNRDGQPIQVLTVSLQDEHRLFETPVTTNLLEAWLQDFPQAWAETGGLGRAKCQAPIIIDLKPTAMPVSIRQYPMSKEAHMGIQPHITRFLELGVLRPCRSPWNTPLLPVKKPGTRDYRPVQDLREVNKRTMDIHPTVPNPYNLLSTLSPDRTWYTVLDLKDAFFCLPLAPQSQELFAFEWRDPKRGISGQLTWTRLPQGFKNSPTLFDEALHRDLTDFRTQHPEVTLLQYVDDLLLAAPTKEACILGTRHLLRELGEKGYRASAKKAQICQTKVTYLGYILSEGKRWLTPGRIETVARIPPPQNPREVREFLGTAGFCRLWIPGFAELAAPLYALTKESAPFTWQEKHQSAFEALKEALLSAPALGLPDTSKPFTLFIDEKQGIAKGVLTQKLGPWKRPVAYLSKKLDPVAAGWPPCLRIMAATAMLVKDSAKLTLGQPLTVITPHALEAVVRQPPDRWITNARLTHYQALLLDTDRIQFGPPVTLNPATLLPAPEDQQSAHDCRQVLAEIHGTREDLKDQELPDADHSWYTDGSSYIDSGTRRAGAAVVDGHHIIWAQSLPPGTSAQKAELIALTKALELSEGKKANIYTDSRYAFATAHTHGSIYERRGLLTSEGKEIKNKAEIIALLKALFLPQRVAIIHCPGHQKGQGPIATGNRQADQVARQVAAIGAVLNQDTKDWEKEGKIVLPRKEALAMIQQMHAWTHLSNQKLKSLIEKTDFLIPKAGTLIEQVTSACKVCQQVNAGATRVPEGKRTRGNRPGVYWEIDFTEVKPHYAGYKYLLVFVDTFSGWVEAYPTRQETAHVVAKKILEEIFPRFGLPKVIGSDNGPAFVSQVSQGLARTLGINWKLHCAYRPQSSGQVERMNRTIKETLTKLTLETGLKDWRRLLSLALLRARNTPNRFGLTPYEILYGGPPPFSRLKGLQAVQAQIWTPLAELYRPGHPQTSHPFQVGDSVXVRRHRSQGLEPRWKGPYIVLLTTPTAIKVDGIAAWIHASHAKAAPKTPGPETPKTWKLHRSENPLKIRLSRV comes from the exons tctactccagccccacccgatctaactccccagaccccacctcagaccccccgcctccgtctccggcgatcggacgacccgaacggccctcccacttggcaatcttccctgtttcctctccggacAGTCAACCGGACTGTCcaatattggccattttctgcatccgatctctataattggaaaactcataacccttccttttcccaagaaccccaggccctaaccTCACTAATAGAGtctatcctcctcacacaccagcctacctgggacgactgccagcagctcttacaggtccttttgactaccgaggaaaggcaacgagttctcctggaggcccggaaaaatgtgccggggcctggaggtcttccaactcagcttcccaatgaaatagatgaagggtttcccctcacccgcccagactgggactatgaaacggctccaggtagggagagtctccgaatctatcgccaggctctgttggcgggtctcaagggggcagggaaacggcccaccaatttggccaaggtaaggaccataatccaaggaaaagaggagagccccgcagcctttatggaacggcttctagaggggtttcggatgtatactccatttaaccccgaggctccagaacataaggctaccgtggccatgtcattcatagatcaggcagcgtctgatataaaaggaaagctccaacggctagatgggattcaaacctatgggttgcaggaactagttagggaggcagaaaaggtatataacaaaagggagaccccagaagaaaaggaggctaggctagcaaaagagcaggaagcacaggaggaacgaagagatcgaaagagagataaacatctaacaaaaatcctggcagctgtagtgacagaaaatagaacaggaaagtcaggggaaacgaagaggcggcccaaaatagaaaaagaccaatGTGCCTATTGCAAAGAGCGCGGGCACTGAatcaaagactgccctaagcgccttagagactcaaagaaatctaccCCCATACTCACCTTGGGcgaagagagagagtaggggcgtcagggctctggagccccccccgagccccggctaactttatctgtaggggggcatcccaccaccttcctggtggacacaGGAGCTCAGCACTCGGTCCTAACCAAGGCAAACGGGCCTCTGTCCTCTCGTACCTCTTGGGTTCAAGgagcgacaggaagaaaaattcacaaatggactaacTACCGTACGGTTGATTTAGGGCAAGGGACAGTGACACACTCTTTTCTGGTAGTACCCGAATGCCCATACCCCCTTTTAGGACgagacctcctaaccaagcttggagttcagatccatttctccaaagcgggggcccaagtgctaaaccgggatggccagcctatccaagtcttaactgtgtccttacaagacgaacacagactttttgaaaccccggtcaccactaacctcctcgaagcctggctgcaggactttccccaggcctgggcagaaacgggagggcttggtcgagccaaatgccaggccccaatcataattgacctaaagcccacggcaatgcctgtatctatcaggcagtatcccatgagcaaggaggctcatatgggcattcagccacacattaccagatttctagagcttggggtcctgcgaccTTGCCGCTCACCTTGGAATACCCCTCTCTTACCAGTG AAAAAACCTGGTACTCGAGACTACAGGCCTGTCCAAGACTTAAGGGAGgtcaacaaaaggactatggatatccatcctacggtccccaatccctataacttgctcagcaccctgagcccagaccgtacctggtacacagtactggacctaaaagatgcattcttttgtttacccttggccccccagagccaaGAACTGTTTGCTTTCGAATGGAGGGACCCTAAAAGAGGAATCTCAGGCCAATTAACCTGGACCCGCTTACCCCAAGGGTTcaaaaactcccccactctctttgatgaggctcttcacagggacctaactgacttccggactcaacatccagaagtaacactactccaatatgtggatgaccttcttctggccgcccccacaaaagaagcctgcatactaggtaccagacatctgctccgggaattaggagaaaaaggataccgggcatccgccaagaaggcccagatttgccaaaccaaggtaacctacctggggtacatactgagtgaggggaaaagatggctcacccctgggcgaatagaaactgtggctcgcattccgccgccccagaaccccagagaggtacgtgaattcctgggaactgctgggttctgtcgcttatggatacctgggttcgctgagctagccgcccccctctatgccctcacgaaagagagtgcacccttcacctggcaggaaaaacatcagtcagcctttgaggccctaaaagaggccctcctctccgccccggctctcgggttgccagacacctccaagccctttacccttttcatagacgagaaacaaggaattgccaaaggagttctaacccaaaaattagggccctggaagaggccagtagcatacctgtccaaaaagttggaccctgtggcagcggggtggcccccatgtcttcgtatcatggcagccactgctatgctggtcaaggactctgccaaattaacccttggacagccactaactgttatcaccccgcatgctttagaggccgtagtgcggcagccaccggaccgatggataaccaacgcacgcctaactcactaccaggccctcctactggacacagaccgcatccaatttggacctccggttaccttgaaccctgccacgttgctaccggcaccggaagaccaacagagcgcacacgattgccggcaagtactggctgagatccatgggacacgggaagatcttaaagatcaagagctcccagatgcggatcactcttggtatacggacgggagcagttacatcgactcaggtacccggagggcgggagcagcggtagtagatggccaccacatcatatgggcacaatcactacctcctggcacgtctgcccaaaaggctgagctgatagcgctcaccaaggccctagagctatccgaagggaaaaaggctaacatatacacagatagccgatatgcctttgcaacggctcatacacatgggagtatttatgaaagaaggggcctactaacctcagaaggaaaagaaattaaaaacaaagctgaaatcattgcattattaaaggccctttttcttcctcaaagagtagccataattcattgccccgggcatcagaaaggacaaggcccaattgcaacaggaaatagacaggcagaccaagtagccaggcaagtcgct gccataggggctgtactgaatcaggacactaaagactgggaaaaagaaggaaagatagtccttccccgaaaggaagccctggcaatgatccaacaaatgcacgcctggacacatttaagtaatcagaagctgaagtcactgattgaaaaaactgacttcttaatccctaaggcaggcaccctcatagaacaggtgacctccgcctgtaaggtctgtcaacaggtaaacgctggggctacccgagtgccagaaggaaaacggactcgtggtaaccgcccaggagtctattgggaaatagactttactgaagtaaagcctcactatgcggggtataagtacttattagtgtttgtagacaccttttcaggatgggtagaagcctaccccacccgacaagaaacggcacacgtggtagccaagaagattttagaagaaatcttccccagatttggacttcccaaggtaatcgggtcagataacgggccggccttcgtttcccaggtaagtcaggggctcgccaggacactggggattaattggaaattacactgtgcatataggccccagagctcaggacaggtagaaagaatgaatagaacaataaaagagacccttactaaattgaccttagagactggcttaaaagattggagacgcctcctatctctggccttgttaagagccagaaatacacccaaccgtttcgggctcaccccatatgaaatcctttatgggggaccccccccttttt cccgactaaaagggctgcaagcggtgcaggcccaaatctggacacccctggccgaactgtatcggccaggacatccacaaactagccacccatttcaggtaggagactccgtgtaagtccggcggcaccgctctcaaggattggagcctcgttggaagggaccttacatcgtcctgctgaccacgcccaccgcCATAAAGGTTGACGGGATTGCCGCCTGGATTCACGCATCGCACGCCAAAGCAGCCCCAAAAACCCCTGGACCAGAAactcccaaaacctggaagctccaccgttcggagaaccctcttaagataagactctcccgtgtctga
- the LOC123385413 gene encoding proline-rich receptor-like protein kinase PERK2, translated as MGQTLTTPLSLTLTHFSDVQARARNLSVEVRKGRWRTFCSSEWPTLSVGWPRDGTFDLFVILQVKTKVMDPGPQGHPDQVAYILTWEDLIRNPPAWVKPFLPSCPTSQSTLLPLKTSKNRASTQTPDPPKPVFPDESQRDSLLLDALSSPPHAPEETSPPHNPLLLPPPYNSPLAPVSVLSPVPPTSPPASSSSSPSPTS; from the coding sequence atgggacagacactgactactcctctatctttgactctgactcatttctcggacGTCCAGGCAAGAGCTCGCAATCTATCCGTTGAGGTTCGAAAAGGTCGATGGCGAACTTTTTGTTCATCGGAGTGGCCCACCCTATCTgtagggtggccccgggacgggacttttgacctctttgttatattacaggttaagacaaaggtaatggatcctggaccacaaggtcatccagatcaagtggcctatatcctcacctgggaggatctcatccggaatcctccggcatgggtgaaacccttccttccttcctgccccacttctcagtctaccctccttcccctgaaaacctccaaaaaccgaGCCTCAACCCAAACTCCAGATCCGCCCAAACCGGTTTTTCCCGATGAGTCCCAAAGGGACTCCCTCCTCCTAGACGCTTTGTCTTCGCCGCCCCACGCCCCCGAAGAGACTTCAccgccccacaaccccctcttactacctccaccctataattcacccctggcccccgtctccgtcctgtccccggtgccccctacttcccctcctgcctccagttcctcctccccctccccaacttct